The Bernardetia litoralis DSM 6794 genome includes a window with the following:
- a CDS encoding IS4 family transposase, which produces MAKAKYASSGKVTKLVTVLSSHLTEFHLARVQFIGLFVIAVIKVGLGGLIQIATAFERNVECSSSLRRIERFLNDYHLDFKAITRLIVSLQGMDKWKDIVLCLDRTNWKVGKKNVNVLLLSAAYKNVSTPLIWSVFPKKGNSSTEERIELIERFLSIFPNLSISSIVADREFVGQKWFTYLSRKNVDFVMRLKSNFKATRKGKTKSIAAWCRGLAISETYHLDGVFIINGVEVYLSVSRTQKGYIYLASPVFLENAFELYKQRWEIETLFKALKTQGFKLENTKLTEPEKIAKLLALCSIAFVWCYKVGEWKHKTTKIRVCSNGHNEYSFFRYGLLEIKKILNNPMIKEAKFNQKIKVLSME; this is translated from the coding sequence ATGGCAAAAGCAAAGTATGCTTCTAGTGGTAAAGTTACAAAATTAGTTACTGTTTTATCTTCTCATTTGACAGAGTTTCATCTTGCACGAGTTCAATTTATAGGTCTTTTTGTAATAGCTGTTATAAAAGTAGGCTTAGGAGGATTAATTCAAATTGCTACGGCTTTTGAACGGAATGTAGAATGCAGCTCCTCTTTACGTCGTATTGAACGCTTTTTAAATGATTATCACCTTGATTTTAAGGCAATTACTCGTTTAATTGTTTCTTTACAAGGTATGGATAAGTGGAAGGATATTGTTTTATGTCTTGACCGTACCAATTGGAAAGTGGGTAAAAAAAATGTAAATGTTTTGTTGCTTTCAGCAGCCTATAAGAATGTTTCAACTCCTCTTATTTGGTCTGTTTTTCCAAAAAAAGGAAACTCTTCTACTGAAGAGCGTATCGAATTAATAGAACGTTTTTTATCTATTTTTCCTAATCTGTCTATTTCTTCTATTGTAGCAGATAGGGAGTTTGTAGGTCAAAAATGGTTTACTTATCTGTCAAGAAAAAACGTTGATTTTGTAATGCGACTAAAGTCTAATTTTAAAGCGACTAGAAAGGGTAAAACAAAGTCAATTGCAGCATGGTGTAGAGGACTGGCTATTTCAGAAACATATCATTTAGATGGTGTTTTTATAATCAATGGGGTAGAGGTATATTTATCTGTAAGTAGGACACAAAAAGGATATATTTATCTTGCTTCACCTGTTTTTTTAGAAAATGCTTTTGAGCTGTATAAACAACGTTGGGAGATAGAAACGTTGTTTAAAGCACTAAAAACACAAGGTTTTAAGCTAGAAAATACAAAATTGACAGAACCAGAGAAAATAGCTAAATTACTTGCTCTTTGTTCTATTGCATTTGTTTGGTGTTACAAAGTAGGAGAGTGGAAACATAAAACAACAAAAATAAGGGTCTGTTCAAATGGGCATAATGAATACTCTTTTTTCCGATATGGATTACTAGAAATCAAAAAAATACTCAATAATCCAATGATTAAAGAAGCCAAATTCAATCAGAAAATTAAAGTTTTGTCAATGGAGTGA
- the typA gene encoding translational GTPase TypA: MQSIRNIAIIAHVDHGKTTLVDKMLVTGNLFKEHERPGELIMDNNDIERERGITILAKNVSIDYKGTKINIIDTPGHADFGGEVERVLNMADGVLLLVDAFEGAMPQTRFVLQKAINLGLKPIVVVNKVDKLNCKPNEVQDQVFDLMFSLGASEDQLDFPTIFGSAKNNWMSTDWEQPTDSIVPLLDAIMETIPAPVIEEGTTQLQITSLDYSTYIGRIAVGRLVRGTLNVGQTVSLMKRDDTIKKNKIKELYVFEGLGKRKVEEIQAGDICAIVGLEGFEIGDTVADRDEPEALPPISIDEPTMSMVFTINNSPFYGKEGKFVTSRHIRERLEKELEKNLALRVEPTQSADSFNVFGRGVLHLSVLIETMRREGYELQVGQPQVIIKQIDGKKCEPIEELTIDIPDHLSGKAIELVTQRKGDLLEMNPKDDRTILKFEMPSRGIIGLRNQLLTATAGEAIMYHRFKAFEPFKGEIKGRQSGSLISMELGSAIPYSINKLQDKGIFFVDQNEAIYEGQVVGEHTRGTDLVVNITKTKQLTNMRSSGTDSKNKIAPPVKFSLEEALEYIQADEYVELTPESLRIRKIYLNEGERKRNAKSFATTV; this comes from the coding sequence ATGCAGTCTATTAGAAATATCGCTATTATTGCTCACGTTGATCACGGCAAAACTACTCTTGTCGACAAAATGCTCGTTACTGGAAATTTGTTTAAAGAACACGAACGCCCAGGCGAACTTATTATGGACAACAATGATATTGAGCGTGAGCGTGGAATTACAATTCTTGCTAAAAATGTTTCTATTGACTACAAAGGAACAAAAATTAATATCATCGATACTCCAGGTCACGCCGATTTTGGTGGTGAAGTAGAGCGTGTATTGAACATGGCTGATGGTGTGCTTTTGTTAGTAGATGCATTTGAAGGTGCTATGCCTCAAACTCGTTTTGTACTTCAAAAAGCAATCAACTTAGGTTTGAAACCTATTGTAGTTGTAAATAAAGTAGATAAATTGAATTGTAAGCCAAATGAAGTTCAAGATCAAGTATTTGACTTGATGTTTTCTTTGGGTGCATCAGAAGATCAATTAGACTTCCCAACTATCTTTGGTTCTGCCAAAAATAATTGGATGAGTACTGATTGGGAACAACCAACTGATAGTATTGTTCCTCTTTTGGACGCTATCATGGAAACGATTCCTGCTCCAGTAATTGAAGAAGGAACTACTCAGCTTCAAATCACTTCATTAGATTACTCTACCTATATCGGTCGTATTGCAGTTGGGCGTTTAGTTCGTGGAACACTCAATGTAGGTCAGACTGTTTCTCTTATGAAACGTGATGACACAATTAAAAAGAATAAAATTAAAGAACTATACGTTTTTGAAGGATTAGGAAAACGTAAAGTAGAAGAAATACAAGCAGGTGATATTTGTGCAATCGTAGGATTAGAAGGTTTTGAAATTGGCGACACAGTTGCTGATAGAGATGAACCAGAAGCATTGCCTCCAATTTCTATTGATGAGCCTACTATGTCAATGGTATTTACTATTAATAACTCTCCTTTCTATGGTAAAGAAGGTAAATTTGTAACTTCTCGCCATATTAGAGAGCGTTTAGAAAAAGAATTAGAAAAAAATCTTGCTCTTCGTGTTGAGCCAACACAATCAGCAGATTCATTCAATGTATTTGGTCGTGGTGTTCTTCACTTGTCAGTTCTTATTGAAACAATGCGTCGTGAAGGATATGAGCTTCAAGTAGGTCAGCCTCAGGTAATTATCAAACAAATTGATGGTAAAAAATGTGAGCCTATTGAAGAATTAACGATTGATATTCCTGACCATCTTTCTGGAAAGGCGATTGAATTAGTTACTCAAAGAAAGGGGGATTTATTAGAAATGAATCCTAAAGATGACCGTACTATCTTGAAATTTGAAATGCCTTCTCGTGGAATTATTGGTCTTCGTAACCAACTTCTTACAGCAACAGCAGGAGAGGCAATTATGTATCACCGTTTCAAAGCGTTTGAGCCTTTCAAAGGAGAAATCAAAGGTCGTCAGAGTGGTTCACTTATTTCTATGGAGCTTGGAAGTGCTATTCCTTATAGTATAAACAAATTGCAAGACAAAGGTATTTTCTTTGTTGATCAGAATGAAGCAATTTATGAAGGTCAAGTTGTTGGTGAGCATACTCGTGGTACTGACCTTGTTGTGAACATCACAAAAACAAAACAATTAACAAACATGCGTTCTTCGGGTACGGATAGTAAGAACAAAATAGCTCCTCCTGTAAAATTCTCTTTAGAAGAAGCGTTAGAATATATTCAAGCTGATGAGTATGTAGAACTTACTCCTGAATCTCTTCGTATTCGTAAAATTTATTTAAACGAAGGAGAGAGAAAACGTAATGCTAAATCATTTGCTACTACTGTATAA